A stretch of Lathyrus oleraceus cultivar Zhongwan6 chromosome 6, CAAS_Psat_ZW6_1.0, whole genome shotgun sequence DNA encodes these proteins:
- the LOC127097511 gene encoding phosphoglucomutase, chloroplastic: MAFCYRLDNFIISAFKPKHSNVPLSIHHSSSNFPSFKVQNFPFRVRYNSAIRATSSSSSTPTTIAEPNDIKINSIPTKPIEGQKTGTSGLRKKVKVFKQENYLANWIQALFNSLPPEDYKNGLLVLGGDGRYFNKEAAQIIIKIAAGNGVGKILVGKEGILSTPAVSAVIRKREANGGFIMSASHNPGGPEYDWGIKFNYSSGQPAPESITDKIYGNTLSISEIKIADIPDVDLSNVGVTKFGSFSVEVIDPVSDYLELLETVFDFQLIKSLISRPDFRFTFDAMHAVAGAYATPIFVDKLGASPDSISNGIPLEDFGHGHPDPNLTYAKDLVNIMYAENGPDFGAASDGDGDRNMILGTSFFVTPSDSVAVIAANAKEAIPYFKDSIKGLARSMPTSGALDRVAEKLNLPFFEVPTGWKFFGNLMDAGNLSICGEESFGTGSDHIREKDGIWAVLAWLSIIAHRNKDTKPGEKLVSVSDVVKEHWATYGRNFFSRYDYEECESEGANKMIEYLRELLSKSKPGDKYGSYVLQFADDYTYTDPVDGSVVSKQGVRFVFTDGSRIIYRLSGTGSAGATVRVYIEQFEPDVSKHDVDAQIALKPLIDLALSVSKLKDFTGREKPTVIT, translated from the exons ATGGCTTTCTGTTACAGACTCGACAACTTCATCATCTCTGCGTTTAAACCCAAACACTCAAATGTCCCACTTTCAATTCATCATTCATCATCCAATTTTCCTTCTTTCAAAGTTCAAAACTTTCCTTTCAGGGTTCGCTATAATTCAGCTATTAGAGCCACTTCATCTTCCTCTTCTACTCCCACAACCATTGCAGAACCTAATGACATTAAG ATTAACTCTATTCCTACTAAACCTATTGAAGGACAAAAAACTGGTACCAGTGGTCTAAGAAAAAAG GTGAAAGTGTTTAAGCAAGAAAATTACCTTGCAAATTGGATTCAG GCACTGTTTAATTCGTTGCCGCCGGAGGATTACAAGAATGGATTGTTGGTTTTGGGAGGCGATGGTCGATACTTCAATAAAGAAGCTGCACAG ATAATAATCAAGATTGCTGCTGGAAATGGTGTTGGAAAAATTCTGGTTGGGAA GGAAGGGATATTGTCAACGCCAGCCGTTTCTGCTGTGATAAGGAAGAGAGAG GCAAATGGTGGGTTTATCATGAGTGCGAGCCATAACCCTGGTGGACCTGAATATGATTGGGGTATTAAG TTTAATTACAGTAGCGGACAACCTGCACCAGAATCCATCACCGACAAGATTTACGGAAACACCCTATCG ATTTCTGAGATAAAGATTGCTGATATTCCCGATGTTGACTTATCAAATGTTGGAGTTACGAAATTCGGAAGCTTCAGTGTGGAAGTAATAGACCCAGTTTCTGATTACCTGGAGTTATTGGAG ACAGTGTTCGATTTTCAGCTAATCAAAAGTCTTATTTCACGGCCAGATTTTAG gTTTACATTTGATGCCATGCATGCAGTTGCCGGTGCTTATGCAACACCCATTTTCGTTGATAAACTTGGTGCTAGTCCG GATTCAATTTCAAATGGAATACCTTTGGAAGATTTTGGACATGGTCATCCTGATCCTAATCTAAC ATACGCAAAGGATCTTGTCAATATTATGTATGCTGAAAACGGACCTGATTTTGGTGCCGCTAGTGATG GTGATGGTGATAGAAATATGATTTTGGGAACAAGTTTCTTCGTAACTCCTTCAGACTCTGTAGCCGTTATTGCAGCCAATGCAAAAGAAGCGATTCCGTACTTTAAGGACAGTATCAAG GGTCTTGCACGATCAATGCCGACAAGCGGTGCTCTAGATAGAGTTGCTGAAAAGTTGAACCTCCCTTTTTTTGAG GTTCCCACTGGTTGGAAATTCTTTGGTAATCTTATGGATGCTGGAAATCTGTCGATTTGCGGGGAAGAGAGTTTTGGAACAGGTTCTGACCACATTCGTGAGAAAGACGGAATCTG GGCTGTATTAGCTTGGCTTTCGATTATTGCTCACCGCAACAAAGACACGAAACCAGGGGAGAAATTGGTCTCTGTGTCTGATGTTGTGAAGGAGCATTGGGCAACCTATGGTAGAAATTTCTTTTCTAGATACGATTACGAG GAATGTGAATCCGAAGGCGCAAATAAGATGATAGAGTACCTACGAGAGCTTTTGTCGAAGAGCAAGCCTGGTGATAAGTATG GAAGTTACGTCCTCCAGTTTGCCGATGATTATACATACACTGATCCT GTAGATGGAAGTGTAGTATCAAAACAAGGGGTTCGGTTTGTTTTCACCGATGGTTCAAGAATTATTTACCGTTTATCA GGAACGGGTTCTGCTGGTGCAACTGTTAGAGTGTATATCGAACAGTTTGAACCAGATGTTTCTAAACACGACGTCGATGCTCAAATTGCCTTGAAACCATTAATAG ATTTAGCATTATCTGTTTCAAAGCTCAAAGACTTCACAGGGAGAGAGAAGCCTACAGTCATCACTTAA
- the LOC127097511 gene encoding phosphoglucomutase, chloroplastic isoform X1, protein MAFCYRLDNFIISAFKPKHSNVPLSIHHSSSNFPSFKVQNFPFRVRYNSAIRATSSSSSTPTTIAEPNDIKINSIPTKPIEGQKTGTSGLRKKVKVFKQENYLANWIQALFNSLPPEDYKNGLLVLGGDGRYFNKEAAQIIIKIAAGNGVGKILVGKEGILSTPAVSAVIRKREASKTNSFFSGITFSFNFLFSSHFLKLQQANGGFIMSASHNPGGPEYDWGIKFNYSSGQPAPESITDKIYGNTLSISEIKIADIPDVDLSNVGVTKFGSFSVEVIDPVSDYLELLETVFDFQLIKSLISRPDFRFTFDAMHAVAGAYATPIFVDKLGASPDSISNGIPLEDFGHGHPDPNLTYAKDLVNIMYAENGPDFGAASDGDGDRNMILGTSFFVTPSDSVAVIAANAKEAIPYFKDSIKGLARSMPTSGALDRVAEKLNLPFFEVPTGWKFFGNLMDAGNLSICGEESFGTGSDHIREKDGIWAVLAWLSIIAHRNKDTKPGEKLVSVSDVVKEHWATYGRNFFSRYDYEECESEGANKMIEYLRELLSKSKPGDKYGSYVLQFADDYTYTDPVDGSVVSKQGVRFVFTDGSRIIYRLSGTGSAGATVRVYIEQFEPDVSKHDVDAQIALKPLIDLALSVSKLKDFTGREKPTVIT, encoded by the exons ATGGCTTTCTGTTACAGACTCGACAACTTCATCATCTCTGCGTTTAAACCCAAACACTCAAATGTCCCACTTTCAATTCATCATTCATCATCCAATTTTCCTTCTTTCAAAGTTCAAAACTTTCCTTTCAGGGTTCGCTATAATTCAGCTATTAGAGCCACTTCATCTTCCTCTTCTACTCCCACAACCATTGCAGAACCTAATGACATTAAG ATTAACTCTATTCCTACTAAACCTATTGAAGGACAAAAAACTGGTACCAGTGGTCTAAGAAAAAAG GTGAAAGTGTTTAAGCAAGAAAATTACCTTGCAAATTGGATTCAG GCACTGTTTAATTCGTTGCCGCCGGAGGATTACAAGAATGGATTGTTGGTTTTGGGAGGCGATGGTCGATACTTCAATAAAGAAGCTGCACAG ATAATAATCAAGATTGCTGCTGGAAATGGTGTTGGAAAAATTCTGGTTGGGAA GGAAGGGATATTGTCAACGCCAGCCGTTTCTGCTGTGATAAGGAAGAGAGAGGCAAGCAAAACTAACTCCTTTTTCTCAGGCATAACATTTTCATTCAACTTTCTCTTTTCTTCTCATTTTCTTAAACTTCAACAGGCAAATGGTGGGTTTATCATGAGTGCGAGCCATAACCCTGGTGGACCTGAATATGATTGGGGTATTAAG TTTAATTACAGTAGCGGACAACCTGCACCAGAATCCATCACCGACAAGATTTACGGAAACACCCTATCG ATTTCTGAGATAAAGATTGCTGATATTCCCGATGTTGACTTATCAAATGTTGGAGTTACGAAATTCGGAAGCTTCAGTGTGGAAGTAATAGACCCAGTTTCTGATTACCTGGAGTTATTGGAG ACAGTGTTCGATTTTCAGCTAATCAAAAGTCTTATTTCACGGCCAGATTTTAG gTTTACATTTGATGCCATGCATGCAGTTGCCGGTGCTTATGCAACACCCATTTTCGTTGATAAACTTGGTGCTAGTCCG GATTCAATTTCAAATGGAATACCTTTGGAAGATTTTGGACATGGTCATCCTGATCCTAATCTAAC ATACGCAAAGGATCTTGTCAATATTATGTATGCTGAAAACGGACCTGATTTTGGTGCCGCTAGTGATG GTGATGGTGATAGAAATATGATTTTGGGAACAAGTTTCTTCGTAACTCCTTCAGACTCTGTAGCCGTTATTGCAGCCAATGCAAAAGAAGCGATTCCGTACTTTAAGGACAGTATCAAG GGTCTTGCACGATCAATGCCGACAAGCGGTGCTCTAGATAGAGTTGCTGAAAAGTTGAACCTCCCTTTTTTTGAG GTTCCCACTGGTTGGAAATTCTTTGGTAATCTTATGGATGCTGGAAATCTGTCGATTTGCGGGGAAGAGAGTTTTGGAACAGGTTCTGACCACATTCGTGAGAAAGACGGAATCTG GGCTGTATTAGCTTGGCTTTCGATTATTGCTCACCGCAACAAAGACACGAAACCAGGGGAGAAATTGGTCTCTGTGTCTGATGTTGTGAAGGAGCATTGGGCAACCTATGGTAGAAATTTCTTTTCTAGATACGATTACGAG GAATGTGAATCCGAAGGCGCAAATAAGATGATAGAGTACCTACGAGAGCTTTTGTCGAAGAGCAAGCCTGGTGATAAGTATG GAAGTTACGTCCTCCAGTTTGCCGATGATTATACATACACTGATCCT GTAGATGGAAGTGTAGTATCAAAACAAGGGGTTCGGTTTGTTTTCACCGATGGTTCAAGAATTATTTACCGTTTATCA GGAACGGGTTCTGCTGGTGCAACTGTTAGAGTGTATATCGAACAGTTTGAACCAGATGTTTCTAAACACGACGTCGATGCTCAAATTGCCTTGAAACCATTAATAG ATTTAGCATTATCTGTTTCAAAGCTCAAAGACTTCACAGGGAGAGAGAAGCCTACAGTCATCACTTAA